The genomic interval AGAAGTTGAAGAGGATGCCGAAAAGTATAAACAATTACGGAAAGCCTTAACCGATTACCAGTTAATAGTCGATGGCTCTTTCGCTGCACATTACAAGACCTGTAGACTACGAGGAGCAGAAAAAATACTACTCAGGCAAGAAAAAATGCACACTCTCAAGAATCAATTCATCGTTTTACCGCAGGGGGAAGATATTGTAGACGTTGTTAGTGGTGAACTGGGTAAGACAAATGACATTAATTTGTTTAGAAAAACTTCTAAACAAATTTGACAAAGAGCAAAATTTCCTGGGAGATAAAGCCTATAAAGGAGAATCAACCGTCACAACTACCCATAAAAAGCCCAAAGATCAGGAATTGAACGAAACTCAGAAACAAGAAAATAAAGATTTATGCTCTCAGCGAATCGGCGTAGAACCTTTGATATGTTTGGTCAAAATATTTCACGTACCTAATGAGAGATTGCGTCTCGTTCGTGAATAATATACAAAAGTAATATTAACGCTTTGTGGTTTAGTCCGCCTGCCTCTTAAAAAGAAAGTTTTACTGCCTCTTAAAAGTTTCTAAGCTCTCAGACAAAACTTGGACAACTATTTTCGCTTATTTGAGAGAAGTTTTGATAAAACAGCCCGATAATCGTCCCAAACCATTATTTCACCGTAGATAAGCTGACCCAATCCCTGTTGGGCAAGGAGGCGTCAAAACCAGACACCGAAGGGCATCTATAATTTGCGGATAGGTCTATTGAGGCAATGATTTTGCTATCGGGGCTAATTCCCACGCTGTAGGGCTGTATTTTGTGTCCCTTAAGGATTATTGCTCTTTCTGCCGTCCAAGTTCCAAAGTCTCACTGTACTGTCGTAATAGGATAAGGCGATTGTTCTGCCATAGGGGCTGAAGCTACCCCTATGTAGTTCAGAGCGACATGACACAAAAGTTTTAAGCAAAGTACGATTACGGTTCCAAAGATTCAATGTCTTGCTCTCATGAACTGAAGCTTTTGGATCGCTACTAACTGAAGCCAATATTATGCCATCTGGACTGAAACCCACATTTGTAGCGACCGAAAAGTCCTACCTTTCGAGGGTTTTGAGCAAGGTGTCATCACTGCTCCAAATTGAACTGTACCGTCCTTAGTGATTAAGGCCAGCATCTTGCCATCAGAGCTGAAACTCACATGATACCCTTCCCAACGGTTACACTCTCTGACCCCATGAACTGCCTGCTTTAGCGCAAGCACAACCAGCATTCGGGTTTGAGCTAGTCGCTTCCCCTTGAGCACATACAATTTCTTAGGAGAGCGATACTTGAGTAGCATAGAATTTGATACGCGATCTAACACAAGCTAGGAGCCATTGAGCTGTCTGTGCATATTATAGTCTGTCAACAATTTGCGCTAATCCCTTGCTATATAGTAGTACCCGCCATTAGACAGTACAAATCAGGAGCCTTAACTTAGTACCATTCAGCCATATGGGGCTTAACTTTGCGGGAATCAACTCACTTGTGGAAAACAGTAAACAGCAAAGCAGACTGCCAAAATTTATGCAGCAACTTGGGTTTC from Funiculus sociatus GB2-C1 carries:
- a CDS encoding WD40 repeat domain-containing protein yields the protein MGFSPDGIILASVSSDPKASVHESKTLNLWNRNRTLLKTFVSCRSELHRGSFSPYGRTIALSYYDSTVRLWNLDGRKSNNP
- a CDS encoding transposase family protein, with product MTLICLEKLLNKFDKEQNFLGDKAYKGESTVTTTHKKPKDQELNETQKQENKDLCSQRIGVEPLICLVKIFHVPNERLRLVRE